The Fusarium musae strain F31 chromosome 10, whole genome shotgun sequence genome window below encodes:
- a CDS encoding hypothetical protein (EggNog:ENOG41) produces the protein MALYSTWNRASSDPRDKVIGLLGIIEPRDSLKPEYSWPVEKVYRVAMRAALVEDGNLNCLGLISEKKESRNSNLASWVPDFELHSEPFRDYITSLSKVLNKWSIYKAFMSLEGSSGITTDEDDSVLILKGFCLDSVSVVGTQAPGPEFENVGETNPEHWRSSMGNTINHWRSLITPNSSYVTGETQAMAFWRTVLVDLNQGRLASKKGGTPKRLDKNDLQDLLQLETPEGMEGLLSTWKSCLQPVYRQLRLIEQFNRRFFRTANGYMGLGPPDIQPGDAICLLLGGSVAYALRRSAHETWTYVGECYVHGIMDGEAAVRALEDKTDFAEYRIV, from the exons ATGGCGCTTTACTCGACCTGGAACCGCGCATCTTCGGATCCGAGAGACAAGGTCATTGGCTTGCTGGGTATTATAGAGCCTCGCGACAGCCTCAAGCCAGAATACTCATGGCCAGTCGAGAAGGTGTATAGAGTTGCGATGCGAGCCGCgctggttgaagatggcaaccTCAACTGCCTTGGTCTGATctcggagaagaaggagtctCGAAACAGCAATTTAGCCTCGTGGGTCCCTGACTTCGAACTCCACTCTGAACCATTCAGGGACTACATAACTTCACTGTCCAAAGTTCTCAACAAATGGTCGATCTACAAGGCTTTTATGAGCCTAGAGGGGTCTTCGGGCATAACAACAGACGAGGACGACAGTGTGTTAATACTCAAAGGCTTTTGCCTCGATTCGGTGTCCGTTGTTGGAACTCAAGCTCCGGGCCCTGAATTTGAGAATGTAGGCGAGACAAACCCTGAACACTGGAGGAGCTCGATGGGAAACACGATCAATCATTGGAGATCCTTGATTACACCTAATAGTAGCTATGTAACGGGTGAAACTCAGGCTATGGCCTTTTGGAGAACAGTTCTGGTTGACTTGAACCAAGGCCGTCTAGCCTCGAAGAAAGGCGGTACGCCCAAAAGGCTCGACAAGAATGATCTGCAGGATCTGTTACAGCTTGAAACCCCAGAGGGAATGGAAGGCCTGCTAAGCACGTGGAAGTCATGCCTTCAGCCTGTATACCGGCAACTTCGATTGATCGAGCAGTTCAATCGGCGGTTTTTCAGGACAGCAAATGGTTACATGGGACTAGGTCCGCCGGATATCCAACCTGGTGATGCTATCTGCCTTCTTTTGGGCGGATCCGTGGCTTACGCGTTGAGGAGGAGTGCACATGAGACCTGGACATATGTTGGCGAATG CTACGTACATGGGATCATGGACGGAGAGGCCGCTGTTAGAGCACTTGAAGATAAGACCGACTTCGCGGAGTATCGCATTGTCTAA